In Gymnogyps californianus isolate 813 chromosome 6, ASM1813914v2, whole genome shotgun sequence, a single window of DNA contains:
- the UNC5B gene encoding LOW QUALITY PROTEIN: netrin receptor UNC5B (The sequence of the model RefSeq protein was modified relative to this genomic sequence to represent the inferred CDS: inserted 2 bases in 1 codon) — translation MSVCPGVRLSQAGWAPGGAGGLEYSDVLPDSFPSAPAETLPHFLLEPQDAYIVKNKPVELVCRANPATQIYFKCNGEWVNQNDHVTKESLDEVTGMLVREVQIEVSRQQVEELFGLEDYWCQCVAWSSAGTTKSRRAYVRIAYLRKNFDQEPLGKEVPLEHEVLLQCRPPEGVPQAEVEWLRNEDVIDPTQDTNFLITIDHNLIIKQARLLDTANYTCMAKNIVAKRRSTTAAVIVYVNGGWSTWSEWSPCNNRCGRGWQKRTRTCTNPAPLNGGSFCDGQPFQKITCTTLCPVDGAWTEWSKWSACSTECTHWRSRECTAPAPRNGGKDCSGVLLDSKNCTDGLCLQNKRVLSEPKSHLLEATGDVALYAGLVVAIFVFIVILMAVGVVVYRRRCRDFDTDITDSSAALTGGFHPVNFKTSRHDNPQLLHPSMQPDLTASAGVYRGPMYALQDSSDKIPMTNSPLLDPLPNLKIKVYNSSTAASSPGLHDGTDLLGGXPATGTYPGDNTRDGHFANMRSKALGSQHLLSLPREHGNSASGTFGYLGGRLTIPGTGVSLLVPHGAIPQGKFYEMYLVLNKAESTLLPSEGTQTVLSPAVTCGPTGLLLCRPVVLTIPHCADVGSSDWIYQLKTQSHQGNWEEVVTLDEETLNTPCYCQLEAKSCHILLDQLGTYVFVGESYSRSAIKRLQLAIFAPTVCTSLEYSLKVYCLEDTPDALKEVLELERTLGGYLLEEPKPLPFKDSYHNLRLSIHDIPHALWRSKLLAKYQEIPFYHIWSGSQRALHCTFTLERYSQASTELTCKICVRQVEGEGQIFQLHITLGEHASSFDTLRSHHSGAATTTTQLGPYAFKIPLSIRQKICNSLDAPNSRGNDWRLLAQKLSMDRYLNYFATKASPTGVLLDLWEAEHQDDGDLNTLASALEEMGKSEMLVVMATEGDC, via the exons atgtctgtctgtcctggtGTCCGTCTGTCCCAGGCTGGGTGGGctccaggaggagctggag ggctggagtACAGCGACGTGCTGCCCGACTCCTTCCCCTCGGCCCCGGCGGAGACCCTCCCTCACTTTCTGTTGGAGCCGCAGGACGCCTACATCGTGAAGAACAAGCCGGTGGAGCTCGTCTGCCGCGCCAACCCCGCCACCCAGATCTACTTCAAGTGCAACGGGGAGTGGGTCAACCAGAACGACCACGTCACCAAGGAGAGCCTGGACGAGGTCACCG GGATGCTGGTGCGGGAGGTGCAGATCGAGGTCTCCCGGCAGCAGGTGGAGGAGCTCTTCGGCTTAGAAGATTACTGGTGCCAGTGTGTGGCCTGGAGCTCCGCGGGCACCACGAAGAGCCGCAGGGCGTACGTCCGCATAGCGT aCCTACGGAAGAACTTCGACCAGGAGCCGCTGGGCAAGGAAGTCCCGCTGGAGCACGAGGTCCTGCTGCAGTGTCGCCCGCCCGAGGGGGTGCCGCAGGCCGAG GTGGAGTGGCTGAGGAATGAGGATGTCATCGATCCCACTCAGGACACCAACTTCCTGATCACCATCGATCACAACCTCATCATCAAGCAGGCCCGCCTCTTGGACACTGCTAATTACACCTGCATGGCCAAGAACATCGTGGCCAAGCGCCGGAGCACCACAGCCGCCGTCATCGTCTACG TGAACGGTGGCTGGTCCACCTGGTCCGAGTGGTCTCCTTGCAACAACCGCTGTGGCCGGGGCTGGCAGAAGCGCACCCGGACGTGCACCAACCCCGCGCCGCTGAACGGCGGCTCCTTCTGCGATGGGCAGCCTTTCCAGAAAATCACCTGCACCACCCTCTGCCCAG TGGACGGCGCGTGGACGGAGTGGAGCAAGTGGTCGGCGTGCAGCACCGAGTGCACCCACTGGCGCAGCCGCGAGTgcaccgccccggccccccgcaaCGGCGGCAAGGACTGCAGCGGCGTGCTGCTCGACTCCAAAAACTGCACCGAcgggctctgcctgcaga atAAAAGAGTTCTAAGCGAACCCAAAAGCCACC TGCTGGAGGCCACAGGCGACGTGGCCCTCTACGCCGGGCTGGTGGTAGCCATTTTCGTCTTCATCGTGATCCTCATGGCtgtgggggtggtggtgtaCCGGAGGAGATGCCGGGATTTCGACACGGACATCACAGACTCATCAGCCGCTCTCACCGGAGGCTTCCACCCTGTCAACTTCAAGACCTCCCGGCATG ACAACCCTCAGCTGCTGCACCCCTCGATGCAGCCGGACCTGACGGCCAGCGCCGGGGTGTACCGCGGCCCCATGTACGCCCTGCAGGACTCCTCCGACAAGATCCCCATGACCAACTCCCCCCTCCTCGACCCTCTCCCCAACCTCAAGATCAAGGTGTACAACTCCTCCACCGCCGCCTCCTCGCCGGGGCTCCACGACGGGACGGACCTGCTCGGGGG TCCCGCCACTGGCACCTATCCAGGGGACAACACCAGGGATGGCCACTTTGCGAACATGCGGAGCAAAGCCCTGGGCTCCCAGCATCTCCTCAGCTTGCCCCGGGAGCATGGCAACAGCGCCAGCGGCACGTTTGGCTACCTGGGGGGAAGGCTTACCATACCGGGCACTG GGGTGAGCCTGCTGGTGCCCCACGGGGCCATCCCCCAGGGGAAGTTCTACGAGATGTACCTGGTCCTCAACAAGGCAGAGAGCACCCT cctgccctccGAAGGCACGCAGACGGTGCTGAGCCCAGCGGTGACCTGCGGACCTACCGGCTTGCTCCTCTGCCGCCCCGTCGTCCTGACCATTCCCCACTGCGCCGATGTCGGCTCCTCGGATTGGATTTACCAGCTGAAAACACAGTCCCACCAGGGAAACTGGGAG GAAGTTGTGACCCTGGATGAGGAGACCCTCAACACTCCCTGCTACTGCCAGCTGGAAGCCAAGTCCTGTCACATTTTGCTCGACCAGCTTGGCACCTACGTCTTCGTGGGAGAGTCCTACTCCAGGTCAGCCATCAAGAGGCTCCAGCTGGCGATCTTTGCCCCCACCGTTTGCACCTCCCTGGAGTACAGCCTCAAGGTCTACTGCTTGGAGGACACGCCAGATGCTCTGAAG gaggtgctggagctggagcgGACGCTGGGCGGGTACCTGCTGGAGGAGCCCAAGCCCCTGCCCTTCAAGGACAGCTACCACAACCTGCGTCTCTCCATCCACGACATCCCCCACGCGTTGTGGAGGAGCAAGCTGCTGGCCAAGTACCAG GAAATCCCCTTCTATCACATCTGGAGCGGCAGCCAGCGAGCCCTGCACTGCACCTTCACGCTGGAGAGGTACAGCCAGGCCTCCACCGAGCTCACCTGCAAGATCTGCGTCCGGCAGGTGGAAGGGGAAGGGCAGATCTTCCAGCTCCACATCACGCTGGGAGAG CATGCCAGCTCCTTCGACACCCTCCGCTCCCACCACAGCGGtgccgccaccaccaccacccagcTGGGACCCTACGCCTTCAAAATCCCCCTCTCCATCCGGCAGAAGATCTGCAACAGCCTGGATGCTCCCAACTCCAGGGGAAACGATTGGAGACTTCTCGCCCAGAAGCTTTCCATGGACCG GTATCTGAACTACTTTGCCACCAAAGCCAGCCCCACCGGGGTGCTCCTGGACTTATGGGAAGCCGAGCACCAAGACGACGGCGATCTCAACACCCTGGCCAGTGCCTTAGAAGAGATGGGCAAGAGCGAGATGCTGGTGGTCATGGCCACGGAGGGGGACTGCTGA